One window of the Anas acuta chromosome 12, bAnaAcu1.1, whole genome shotgun sequence genome contains the following:
- the KIF23 gene encoding kinesin-like protein KIF23 isoform X2 produces MKAARAKTPRRPALKKPPAPGPKDPVGVYCRVRPLSRQDQECCIEVISETTVQIHPPDGYRVFRNGEYRETQYSFKEVFGTLVVQKDVFDVVAKPLVEDLIRGKNGLLFTYGVTGSGKTHTMTGSPGDGGLLPRCLDMIFNSIGPFQAKRFVFKLDDKNGVDVQCEVDALLERQKRDAMPVPKTPSGKRQIDPEFADMINVQDHCKVDEVDEDNVYSVFVSYIEIYNNYIYDLLEEAPFEQIKPKWNSCNTPVRNGDFIPPQSKILREDQNHNMYVTGCTEVEVKSTEEAFEVFWRGQKKRRIANTQLNRESSRSHSVFIIKLAQAPLDADGDNVLQEKEQITLSQLSLVDLAGSERTNRTKAEGNRLREAGNINQSLMTLRTCIEVLRENQMYGTNKMVPYRDSKLTHLFKNYFDGEGKVRMIVCVNPKAEDYEESLQVMRFAEMTQEVEVARPVDRPLCGLTPGRRFRNQAFKEELARKLEMRGGPINGETEEQSASEIFLQSFPPLPSCELLDPNDDQTLPKLIEVLEKRHKLRQMLSEEFAKNVLAFKTTLQEFDSSVISKENYIQGKLSEKEKTIAGQKMELERLEKKIKTLEYKIEILEKTATIYEEDKRNLQQELESKSQKLQRQASDKRRLEARLQGMVAETTMKWEKECERRVAAKQLEMQNKLWVKDEKLKQLKAIVTEPKNEKPERPSRERDREKPIQRSVSPSPVPPSSNLITQVPSSQRLVSNPQVHRRSNSCSSISVASCVMEWEQKTPSHKHTGGTSNARSRQQEPEQSRDYNTSDRRRGMCWTGVIEVPRRRDELEIEEDQCCRNAPPVRLRHRRSRSAGERWVDHKPPSNLPTDTVMQPHVPHAITVAAASEKALAKCDKYMLTHQELASDGEIETKLIKGDVFKTRGGGQAVQFTEIETLKQESPTGRKRRSSPSNPDPPEDAADSEWTDVETRCSVAVEMRAGSALGPGYQHHAQPKRRKP; encoded by the exons atGAAGGCGGC TAGGGCCAAGACGCCGCGGAGGCCGGCGCTGAAGAAGCCGCCAGCCCCCGGGCCCAAGGATCCCGTGGGG GTGTACTGCAGGGTGAGGCCGCTCAGTCGCCAGGACCAGGAGTGCTGCATCGAGGTGATCAGCGAGACCACGGTGCAGATCCACCCACCCGATGGGTACAGGGTATTCCGCAACGGGGAGTACCGGGAG acGCAGTATTCGTTTAAGGAAGTGTTTGGCACCCTCGTTGTTCAGAAGGATGTTTTTGATGTGGTGGCTAAACCTCTGGTGGAAGATCTCATTCGTGGGAAAAATG GTCTCCTTTTTACCTATGGGGTGACAGGCAGTGGGAAAACACACACCATGACAGGGTCTCCTGGGGACGGAGGACTTCTCCCACGGTGTTTGGATATGATCTTCAACAGCATAGGACCGTTCCAGGCCAAGAGATTT GTTTTTAAGCTTGATGACAAGAATGGTGTGGATGTTCAGTGCGAAGTAGATGCTCTATTAGAGCGACAGAAAAGAGATGCCATGCCTGTTCCAAAGACTCCATCTGGCAA GCGCCAAATAGATCCAGAATTTGCTGATATGATAAACGTGCAAGATCACTGCAAAGTGGATGAAGTTGATGAAGATAATGTctacagtgtttttgtttcttacatCGAGATCTACAACAACTACATATATGACCTCCTGGAGGAAGCTCCCTTCGAGCAGATAAAACCAAA GTGGAACAGTTGCAACACTCCTGTGCGAAATGGTGACTTTAT ACCTCCACAATCCAAAATACTTCGTGAGGACCAGAATCACAATATGTATGTCACAGGATGCACGGAAGTAGAGGTGAAATCTACAGAAGAAGCTTTTGAAGTGTTTTGGAGAG gtCAAAAGAAGAGGCGTATCGCGAACACTCAGCTGAATCGAGAATCTAGCCGATCTCACAGTGTGTTTATTATAAAGTTGGCTCAGGCACCCCTGGATGCAGATGGAGATAACGTTCTGCAG GAGAAAGAACAGATCACTTTAAGCCAGCTGTCCTTAGTTGATCTTGCTGGAAGTGAAAGGACTAACAGAACAAAAGCTGAAGGGAACAGGTTGCGAGAAGCAG gtAATATTAATCAGTCACTAATGACATTAAGAACATGTATTGAAGTTCTACGGGAAAACCAGATGTATGGAACAAATAAG ATGGTTCCGTACAGAGATTCCAAGCTGACTCACCTCTTCAAGAACTATTTTGATGGTGAAGGAAAAGTGCGTATGATTGTATGTGTTAATCCTAAGGCTGAGGACTATGAAGAAAGCTTG CAAGTCATGCGTTTTGCCGAAATGACCCAGGAAGTGGAAGTGGCAAGGCCTGTTGATAGACCTCTGTGTGGCTTAACACCAGGACGGCGCTTTAGGAATCAGGCCTTCAAAGAAGAACTTGCACGGAAGTTGGAGATGCGGGGTGGCCCGATCAATGGAG aaacagaagagcaatCTGCTTCTGAGATATTTTTGCAGAGCTTTCCTCCGTTGCCTTCATGTGAGCTATTGGATCCTAATGATGATCAAACGCTTCCAAAGCTTATTGAAGTCCTGGAAAAACGCCATAAACTACGACAAATGTTGTCAGAGGAATTTGCCAAAAATG TGCTTGCGTTTAAGACTACGCTGCAAGAATTTGATTCCAGTGTTATATCCAAGGAAAACTATATTCAAGGAAAATtgtctgaaaaagagaaaacaatagCAGGACAGAAAATGGAACTAGAACGtctggagaagaaaattaaaactttggAATACAAG atTGAAATTTTAGAGAAAACTGCTACAATTTATGAAGAAGACAAGCGTAATCTTCAGCAAGAACTGGAAAGCAAGAGCCAGAAACTGCAACGTCAGGCTTCTGACAAGCGTAGGTTGGAAGCACGACTGCAAGGCATGGTGGCAGAAACGACCATGAAATGGGAGAAGGAGTGT GAGCGTCGTGtagcagcaaagcagctggaAATGCAGAACAAACTTTGGGTCAAAGATGAAAAACTGAAGCAACTGAAGGCCATTGTTACTGAACCAAAGAATGAAAAGCCAGAGAGGCCTTCAcgggagagagacagagagaagcCTATTCAGAGATCCGTGTCTCCTTCACCAGTACCT CCTTCTAGTAATTTAATTACTCAAGTCCCTAGCAGCCAGCGGCTCGTGAGCAACCCCCAGGTGCACAGACGTTCTAATTCTTGTAGCAGCATTTCTGTGGCTTCCTGTGTTATGGAATGGGAGCAGAAAACCCCTTCGCACAAGCATACCGGTGGCACTTCTAATGCAAGGAGTAGACAACAAGAACCAGAACAAAGTAGAGACTATAACACCTCAGACAGAAGGCGAGGGATGTGCTGGACTGGAGTCATTGAGGTTCCCAGACGTAGAGATGAGCTAGAAATAGAAGAGGATCAATGCTGCAGG AACGCACCTCCGGTTCGTCTCAGGCACAGACGGTCGCGCTCAGCTGGGGAGAGATGGGTAGATCATAAACCACCTTCTAATCTGCCCACTGACACAGTCATGCAGCCACATGTCCCTCATGCCATCACGGTAGCGGCTGCAAGCGAAAAGGCACTAGCTAAGTGTGACAAGTACATGCTGACGCACCAGGAGCTAGCCTCTGATGGGGAGATTGAAACCAAACTAATTAAG GGTGATGTCTTCAAAACCAGGGGTGGTGGACAGGCTGTGCAGTTCACAGAAATAGAGACACTGAAGCAGGAATCTCCAACAGG TCGAAAGCGGAGGTCGTCGCCTTCTAATCCTGATCCACCAGAGGATGCTGCAGACTCTGAATGGACGGATGTGGAAACCAGA TGTTCTGTCGCAGTGGAGATGAGGGCAGGGTCTGCCCTTGGACCTGGGTATCAGCATCATGCTCAGCCCAA gCGAAGAAAGCCATGA
- the KIF23 gene encoding kinesin-like protein KIF23 isoform X6: MKAARAKTPRRPALKKPPAPGPKDPVGVYCRVRPLSRQDQECCIEVISETTVQIHPPDGYRVFRNGEYRETQYSFKEVFGTLVVQKDVFDVVAKPLVEDLIRGKNGLLFTYGVTGSGKTHTMTGSPGDGGLLPRCLDMIFNSIGPFQAKRFVFKLDDKNGVDVQCEVDALLERQKRDAMPVPKTPSGNRRQIDPEFADMINVQDHCKVDEVDEDNVYSVFVSYIEIYNNYIYDLLEEAPFEQIKPKWNSCNTPVRNGDFIPPQSKILREDQNHNMYVTGCTEVEVKSTEEAFEVFWRGQKKRRIANTQLNRESSRSHSVFIIKLAQAPLDADGDNVLQEKEQITLSQLSLVDLAGSERTNRTKAEGNRLREAGNINQSLMTLRTCIEVLRENQMYGTNKMVPYRDSKLTHLFKNYFDGEGKVRMIVCVNPKAEDYEESLQVMRFAEMTQEVEVARPVDRPLCGLTPGRRFRNQAFKEELARKLEMRGGPINGETEEQSASEIFLQSFPPLPSCELLDPNDDQTLPKLIEVLEKRHKLRQMLSEEFAKNVLAFKTTLQEFDSSVISKENYIQGKLSEKEKTIAGQKMELERLEKKIKTLEYKIEILEKTATIYEEDKRNLQQELESKSQKLQRQASDKRRLEARLQGMVAETTMKWEKECERRVAAKQLEMQNKLWVKDEKLKQLKAIVTEPKNEKPERPSRERDREKPIQRSVSPSPVPNAPPVRLRHRRSRSAGERWVDHKPPSNLPTDTVMQPHVPHAITVAAASEKALAKCDKYMLTHQELASDGEIETKLIKGDVFKTRGGGQAVQFTEIETLKQESPTGRKRRSSPSNPDPPEDAADSEWTDVETRCSVAVEMRAGSALGPGYQHHAQPKRRKP; the protein is encoded by the exons atGAAGGCGGC TAGGGCCAAGACGCCGCGGAGGCCGGCGCTGAAGAAGCCGCCAGCCCCCGGGCCCAAGGATCCCGTGGGG GTGTACTGCAGGGTGAGGCCGCTCAGTCGCCAGGACCAGGAGTGCTGCATCGAGGTGATCAGCGAGACCACGGTGCAGATCCACCCACCCGATGGGTACAGGGTATTCCGCAACGGGGAGTACCGGGAG acGCAGTATTCGTTTAAGGAAGTGTTTGGCACCCTCGTTGTTCAGAAGGATGTTTTTGATGTGGTGGCTAAACCTCTGGTGGAAGATCTCATTCGTGGGAAAAATG GTCTCCTTTTTACCTATGGGGTGACAGGCAGTGGGAAAACACACACCATGACAGGGTCTCCTGGGGACGGAGGACTTCTCCCACGGTGTTTGGATATGATCTTCAACAGCATAGGACCGTTCCAGGCCAAGAGATTT GTTTTTAAGCTTGATGACAAGAATGGTGTGGATGTTCAGTGCGAAGTAGATGCTCTATTAGAGCGACAGAAAAGAGATGCCATGCCTGTTCCAAAGACTCCATCTGGCAA CAGGCGCCAAATAGATCCAGAATTTGCTGATATGATAAACGTGCAAGATCACTGCAAAGTGGATGAAGTTGATGAAGATAATGTctacagtgtttttgtttcttacatCGAGATCTACAACAACTACATATATGACCTCCTGGAGGAAGCTCCCTTCGAGCAGATAAAACCAAA GTGGAACAGTTGCAACACTCCTGTGCGAAATGGTGACTTTAT ACCTCCACAATCCAAAATACTTCGTGAGGACCAGAATCACAATATGTATGTCACAGGATGCACGGAAGTAGAGGTGAAATCTACAGAAGAAGCTTTTGAAGTGTTTTGGAGAG gtCAAAAGAAGAGGCGTATCGCGAACACTCAGCTGAATCGAGAATCTAGCCGATCTCACAGTGTGTTTATTATAAAGTTGGCTCAGGCACCCCTGGATGCAGATGGAGATAACGTTCTGCAG GAGAAAGAACAGATCACTTTAAGCCAGCTGTCCTTAGTTGATCTTGCTGGAAGTGAAAGGACTAACAGAACAAAAGCTGAAGGGAACAGGTTGCGAGAAGCAG gtAATATTAATCAGTCACTAATGACATTAAGAACATGTATTGAAGTTCTACGGGAAAACCAGATGTATGGAACAAATAAG ATGGTTCCGTACAGAGATTCCAAGCTGACTCACCTCTTCAAGAACTATTTTGATGGTGAAGGAAAAGTGCGTATGATTGTATGTGTTAATCCTAAGGCTGAGGACTATGAAGAAAGCTTG CAAGTCATGCGTTTTGCCGAAATGACCCAGGAAGTGGAAGTGGCAAGGCCTGTTGATAGACCTCTGTGTGGCTTAACACCAGGACGGCGCTTTAGGAATCAGGCCTTCAAAGAAGAACTTGCACGGAAGTTGGAGATGCGGGGTGGCCCGATCAATGGAG aaacagaagagcaatCTGCTTCTGAGATATTTTTGCAGAGCTTTCCTCCGTTGCCTTCATGTGAGCTATTGGATCCTAATGATGATCAAACGCTTCCAAAGCTTATTGAAGTCCTGGAAAAACGCCATAAACTACGACAAATGTTGTCAGAGGAATTTGCCAAAAATG TGCTTGCGTTTAAGACTACGCTGCAAGAATTTGATTCCAGTGTTATATCCAAGGAAAACTATATTCAAGGAAAATtgtctgaaaaagagaaaacaatagCAGGACAGAAAATGGAACTAGAACGtctggagaagaaaattaaaactttggAATACAAG atTGAAATTTTAGAGAAAACTGCTACAATTTATGAAGAAGACAAGCGTAATCTTCAGCAAGAACTGGAAAGCAAGAGCCAGAAACTGCAACGTCAGGCTTCTGACAAGCGTAGGTTGGAAGCACGACTGCAAGGCATGGTGGCAGAAACGACCATGAAATGGGAGAAGGAGTGT GAGCGTCGTGtagcagcaaagcagctggaAATGCAGAACAAACTTTGGGTCAAAGATGAAAAACTGAAGCAACTGAAGGCCATTGTTACTGAACCAAAGAATGAAAAGCCAGAGAGGCCTTCAcgggagagagacagagagaagcCTATTCAGAGATCCGTGTCTCCTTCACCAGTACCT AACGCACCTCCGGTTCGTCTCAGGCACAGACGGTCGCGCTCAGCTGGGGAGAGATGGGTAGATCATAAACCACCTTCTAATCTGCCCACTGACACAGTCATGCAGCCACATGTCCCTCATGCCATCACGGTAGCGGCTGCAAGCGAAAAGGCACTAGCTAAGTGTGACAAGTACATGCTGACGCACCAGGAGCTAGCCTCTGATGGGGAGATTGAAACCAAACTAATTAAG GGTGATGTCTTCAAAACCAGGGGTGGTGGACAGGCTGTGCAGTTCACAGAAATAGAGACACTGAAGCAGGAATCTCCAACAGG TCGAAAGCGGAGGTCGTCGCCTTCTAATCCTGATCCACCAGAGGATGCTGCAGACTCTGAATGGACGGATGTGGAAACCAGA TGTTCTGTCGCAGTGGAGATGAGGGCAGGGTCTGCCCTTGGACCTGGGTATCAGCATCATGCTCAGCCCAA gCGAAGAAAGCCATGA
- the KIF23 gene encoding kinesin-like protein KIF23 isoform X9 → MKAARAKTPRRPALKKPPAPGPKDPVGVYCRVRPLSRQDQECCIEVISETTVQIHPPDGYRVFRNGEYRETQYSFKEVFGTLVVQKDVFDVVAKPLVEDLIRGKNGLLFTYGVTGSGKTHTMTGSPGDGGLLPRCLDMIFNSIGPFQAKRFVFKLDDKNGVDVQCEVDALLERQKRDAMPVPKTPSGNRRQIDPEFADMINVQDHCKVDEVDEDNVYSVFVSYIEIYNNYIYDLLEEAPFEQIKPKWNSCNTPVRNGDFIPPQSKILREDQNHNMYVTGCTEVEVKSTEEAFEVFWRGQKKRRIANTQLNRESSRSHSVFIIKLAQAPLDADGDNVLQEKEQITLSQLSLVDLAGSERTNRTKAEGNRLREAGNINQSLMTLRTCIEVLRENQMYGTNKMVPYRDSKLTHLFKNYFDGEGKVRMIVCVNPKAEDYEESLQVMRFAEMTQEVEVARPVDRPLCGLTPGRRFRNQAFKEELARKLEMRGGPINGETEEQSASEIFLQSFPPLPSCELLDPNDDQTLPKLIEVLEKRHKLRQMLSEEFAKNVLAFKTTLQEFDSSVISKENYIQGKLSEKEKTIAGQKMELERLEKKIKTLEYKIEILEKTATIYEEDKRNLQQELESKSQKLQRQASDKRRLEARLQGMVAETTMKWEKECERRVAAKQLEMQNKLWVKDEKLKQLKAIVTEPKNEKPERPSRERDREKPIQRSVSPSPVPGDVFKTRGGGQAVQFTEIETLKQESPTGRKRRSSPSNPDPPEDAADSEWTDVETRCSVAVEMRAGSALGPGYQHHAQPKRRKP, encoded by the exons atGAAGGCGGC TAGGGCCAAGACGCCGCGGAGGCCGGCGCTGAAGAAGCCGCCAGCCCCCGGGCCCAAGGATCCCGTGGGG GTGTACTGCAGGGTGAGGCCGCTCAGTCGCCAGGACCAGGAGTGCTGCATCGAGGTGATCAGCGAGACCACGGTGCAGATCCACCCACCCGATGGGTACAGGGTATTCCGCAACGGGGAGTACCGGGAG acGCAGTATTCGTTTAAGGAAGTGTTTGGCACCCTCGTTGTTCAGAAGGATGTTTTTGATGTGGTGGCTAAACCTCTGGTGGAAGATCTCATTCGTGGGAAAAATG GTCTCCTTTTTACCTATGGGGTGACAGGCAGTGGGAAAACACACACCATGACAGGGTCTCCTGGGGACGGAGGACTTCTCCCACGGTGTTTGGATATGATCTTCAACAGCATAGGACCGTTCCAGGCCAAGAGATTT GTTTTTAAGCTTGATGACAAGAATGGTGTGGATGTTCAGTGCGAAGTAGATGCTCTATTAGAGCGACAGAAAAGAGATGCCATGCCTGTTCCAAAGACTCCATCTGGCAA CAGGCGCCAAATAGATCCAGAATTTGCTGATATGATAAACGTGCAAGATCACTGCAAAGTGGATGAAGTTGATGAAGATAATGTctacagtgtttttgtttcttacatCGAGATCTACAACAACTACATATATGACCTCCTGGAGGAAGCTCCCTTCGAGCAGATAAAACCAAA GTGGAACAGTTGCAACACTCCTGTGCGAAATGGTGACTTTAT ACCTCCACAATCCAAAATACTTCGTGAGGACCAGAATCACAATATGTATGTCACAGGATGCACGGAAGTAGAGGTGAAATCTACAGAAGAAGCTTTTGAAGTGTTTTGGAGAG gtCAAAAGAAGAGGCGTATCGCGAACACTCAGCTGAATCGAGAATCTAGCCGATCTCACAGTGTGTTTATTATAAAGTTGGCTCAGGCACCCCTGGATGCAGATGGAGATAACGTTCTGCAG GAGAAAGAACAGATCACTTTAAGCCAGCTGTCCTTAGTTGATCTTGCTGGAAGTGAAAGGACTAACAGAACAAAAGCTGAAGGGAACAGGTTGCGAGAAGCAG gtAATATTAATCAGTCACTAATGACATTAAGAACATGTATTGAAGTTCTACGGGAAAACCAGATGTATGGAACAAATAAG ATGGTTCCGTACAGAGATTCCAAGCTGACTCACCTCTTCAAGAACTATTTTGATGGTGAAGGAAAAGTGCGTATGATTGTATGTGTTAATCCTAAGGCTGAGGACTATGAAGAAAGCTTG CAAGTCATGCGTTTTGCCGAAATGACCCAGGAAGTGGAAGTGGCAAGGCCTGTTGATAGACCTCTGTGTGGCTTAACACCAGGACGGCGCTTTAGGAATCAGGCCTTCAAAGAAGAACTTGCACGGAAGTTGGAGATGCGGGGTGGCCCGATCAATGGAG aaacagaagagcaatCTGCTTCTGAGATATTTTTGCAGAGCTTTCCTCCGTTGCCTTCATGTGAGCTATTGGATCCTAATGATGATCAAACGCTTCCAAAGCTTATTGAAGTCCTGGAAAAACGCCATAAACTACGACAAATGTTGTCAGAGGAATTTGCCAAAAATG TGCTTGCGTTTAAGACTACGCTGCAAGAATTTGATTCCAGTGTTATATCCAAGGAAAACTATATTCAAGGAAAATtgtctgaaaaagagaaaacaatagCAGGACAGAAAATGGAACTAGAACGtctggagaagaaaattaaaactttggAATACAAG atTGAAATTTTAGAGAAAACTGCTACAATTTATGAAGAAGACAAGCGTAATCTTCAGCAAGAACTGGAAAGCAAGAGCCAGAAACTGCAACGTCAGGCTTCTGACAAGCGTAGGTTGGAAGCACGACTGCAAGGCATGGTGGCAGAAACGACCATGAAATGGGAGAAGGAGTGT GAGCGTCGTGtagcagcaaagcagctggaAATGCAGAACAAACTTTGGGTCAAAGATGAAAAACTGAAGCAACTGAAGGCCATTGTTACTGAACCAAAGAATGAAAAGCCAGAGAGGCCTTCAcgggagagagacagagagaagcCTATTCAGAGATCCGTGTCTCCTTCACCAGTACCT GGTGATGTCTTCAAAACCAGGGGTGGTGGACAGGCTGTGCAGTTCACAGAAATAGAGACACTGAAGCAGGAATCTCCAACAGG TCGAAAGCGGAGGTCGTCGCCTTCTAATCCTGATCCACCAGAGGATGCTGCAGACTCTGAATGGACGGATGTGGAAACCAGA TGTTCTGTCGCAGTGGAGATGAGGGCAGGGTCTGCCCTTGGACCTGGGTATCAGCATCATGCTCAGCCCAA gCGAAGAAAGCCATGA
- the KIF23 gene encoding kinesin-like protein KIF23 isoform X5 produces MKAARAKTPRRPALKKPPAPGPKDPVGVYCRVRPLSRQDQECCIEVISETTVQIHPPDGYRVFRNGEYRETQYSFKEVFGTLVVQKDVFDVVAKPLVEDLIRGKNGLLFTYGVTGSGKTHTMTGSPGDGGLLPRCLDMIFNSIGPFQAKRFVFKLDDKNGVDVQCEVDALLERQKRDAMPVPKTPSGKRQIDPEFADMINVQDHCKVDEVDEDNVYSVFVSYIEIYNNYIYDLLEEAPFEQIKPKPPQSKILREDQNHNMYVTGCTEVEVKSTEEAFEVFWRGQKKRRIANTQLNRESSRSHSVFIIKLAQAPLDADGDNVLQEKEQITLSQLSLVDLAGSERTNRTKAEGNRLREAGNINQSLMTLRTCIEVLRENQMYGTNKMVPYRDSKLTHLFKNYFDGEGKVRMIVCVNPKAEDYEESLQVMRFAEMTQEVEVARPVDRPLCGLTPGRRFRNQAFKEELARKLEMRGGPINGETEEQSASEIFLQSFPPLPSCELLDPNDDQTLPKLIEVLEKRHKLRQMLSEEFAKNVLAFKTTLQEFDSSVISKENYIQGKLSEKEKTIAGQKMELERLEKKIKTLEYKIEILEKTATIYEEDKRNLQQELESKSQKLQRQASDKRRLEARLQGMVAETTMKWEKECERRVAAKQLEMQNKLWVKDEKLKQLKAIVTEPKNEKPERPSRERDREKPIQRSVSPSPVPPSSNLITQVPSSQRLVSNPQVHRRSNSCSSISVASCVMEWEQKTPSHKHTGGTSNARSRQQEPEQSRDYNTSDRRRGMCWTGVIEVPRRRDELEIEEDQCCRNAPPVRLRHRRSRSAGERWVDHKPPSNLPTDTVMQPHVPHAITVAAASEKALAKCDKYMLTHQELASDGEIETKLIKGDVFKTRGGGQAVQFTEIETLKQESPTGRKRRSSPSNPDPPEDAADSEWTDVETRCSVAVEMRAGSALGPGYQHHAQPKRRKP; encoded by the exons atGAAGGCGGC TAGGGCCAAGACGCCGCGGAGGCCGGCGCTGAAGAAGCCGCCAGCCCCCGGGCCCAAGGATCCCGTGGGG GTGTACTGCAGGGTGAGGCCGCTCAGTCGCCAGGACCAGGAGTGCTGCATCGAGGTGATCAGCGAGACCACGGTGCAGATCCACCCACCCGATGGGTACAGGGTATTCCGCAACGGGGAGTACCGGGAG acGCAGTATTCGTTTAAGGAAGTGTTTGGCACCCTCGTTGTTCAGAAGGATGTTTTTGATGTGGTGGCTAAACCTCTGGTGGAAGATCTCATTCGTGGGAAAAATG GTCTCCTTTTTACCTATGGGGTGACAGGCAGTGGGAAAACACACACCATGACAGGGTCTCCTGGGGACGGAGGACTTCTCCCACGGTGTTTGGATATGATCTTCAACAGCATAGGACCGTTCCAGGCCAAGAGATTT GTTTTTAAGCTTGATGACAAGAATGGTGTGGATGTTCAGTGCGAAGTAGATGCTCTATTAGAGCGACAGAAAAGAGATGCCATGCCTGTTCCAAAGACTCCATCTGGCAA GCGCCAAATAGATCCAGAATTTGCTGATATGATAAACGTGCAAGATCACTGCAAAGTGGATGAAGTTGATGAAGATAATGTctacagtgtttttgtttcttacatCGAGATCTACAACAACTACATATATGACCTCCTGGAGGAAGCTCCCTTCGAGCAGATAAAACCAAA ACCTCCACAATCCAAAATACTTCGTGAGGACCAGAATCACAATATGTATGTCACAGGATGCACGGAAGTAGAGGTGAAATCTACAGAAGAAGCTTTTGAAGTGTTTTGGAGAG gtCAAAAGAAGAGGCGTATCGCGAACACTCAGCTGAATCGAGAATCTAGCCGATCTCACAGTGTGTTTATTATAAAGTTGGCTCAGGCACCCCTGGATGCAGATGGAGATAACGTTCTGCAG GAGAAAGAACAGATCACTTTAAGCCAGCTGTCCTTAGTTGATCTTGCTGGAAGTGAAAGGACTAACAGAACAAAAGCTGAAGGGAACAGGTTGCGAGAAGCAG gtAATATTAATCAGTCACTAATGACATTAAGAACATGTATTGAAGTTCTACGGGAAAACCAGATGTATGGAACAAATAAG ATGGTTCCGTACAGAGATTCCAAGCTGACTCACCTCTTCAAGAACTATTTTGATGGTGAAGGAAAAGTGCGTATGATTGTATGTGTTAATCCTAAGGCTGAGGACTATGAAGAAAGCTTG CAAGTCATGCGTTTTGCCGAAATGACCCAGGAAGTGGAAGTGGCAAGGCCTGTTGATAGACCTCTGTGTGGCTTAACACCAGGACGGCGCTTTAGGAATCAGGCCTTCAAAGAAGAACTTGCACGGAAGTTGGAGATGCGGGGTGGCCCGATCAATGGAG aaacagaagagcaatCTGCTTCTGAGATATTTTTGCAGAGCTTTCCTCCGTTGCCTTCATGTGAGCTATTGGATCCTAATGATGATCAAACGCTTCCAAAGCTTATTGAAGTCCTGGAAAAACGCCATAAACTACGACAAATGTTGTCAGAGGAATTTGCCAAAAATG TGCTTGCGTTTAAGACTACGCTGCAAGAATTTGATTCCAGTGTTATATCCAAGGAAAACTATATTCAAGGAAAATtgtctgaaaaagagaaaacaatagCAGGACAGAAAATGGAACTAGAACGtctggagaagaaaattaaaactttggAATACAAG atTGAAATTTTAGAGAAAACTGCTACAATTTATGAAGAAGACAAGCGTAATCTTCAGCAAGAACTGGAAAGCAAGAGCCAGAAACTGCAACGTCAGGCTTCTGACAAGCGTAGGTTGGAAGCACGACTGCAAGGCATGGTGGCAGAAACGACCATGAAATGGGAGAAGGAGTGT GAGCGTCGTGtagcagcaaagcagctggaAATGCAGAACAAACTTTGGGTCAAAGATGAAAAACTGAAGCAACTGAAGGCCATTGTTACTGAACCAAAGAATGAAAAGCCAGAGAGGCCTTCAcgggagagagacagagagaagcCTATTCAGAGATCCGTGTCTCCTTCACCAGTACCT CCTTCTAGTAATTTAATTACTCAAGTCCCTAGCAGCCAGCGGCTCGTGAGCAACCCCCAGGTGCACAGACGTTCTAATTCTTGTAGCAGCATTTCTGTGGCTTCCTGTGTTATGGAATGGGAGCAGAAAACCCCTTCGCACAAGCATACCGGTGGCACTTCTAATGCAAGGAGTAGACAACAAGAACCAGAACAAAGTAGAGACTATAACACCTCAGACAGAAGGCGAGGGATGTGCTGGACTGGAGTCATTGAGGTTCCCAGACGTAGAGATGAGCTAGAAATAGAAGAGGATCAATGCTGCAGG AACGCACCTCCGGTTCGTCTCAGGCACAGACGGTCGCGCTCAGCTGGGGAGAGATGGGTAGATCATAAACCACCTTCTAATCTGCCCACTGACACAGTCATGCAGCCACATGTCCCTCATGCCATCACGGTAGCGGCTGCAAGCGAAAAGGCACTAGCTAAGTGTGACAAGTACATGCTGACGCACCAGGAGCTAGCCTCTGATGGGGAGATTGAAACCAAACTAATTAAG GGTGATGTCTTCAAAACCAGGGGTGGTGGACAGGCTGTGCAGTTCACAGAAATAGAGACACTGAAGCAGGAATCTCCAACAGG TCGAAAGCGGAGGTCGTCGCCTTCTAATCCTGATCCACCAGAGGATGCTGCAGACTCTGAATGGACGGATGTGGAAACCAGA TGTTCTGTCGCAGTGGAGATGAGGGCAGGGTCTGCCCTTGGACCTGGGTATCAGCATCATGCTCAGCCCAA gCGAAGAAAGCCATGA